Below is a genomic region from Ziziphus jujuba cultivar Dongzao chromosome 7, ASM3175591v1.
tttataatatttaaaatatttacaattattatttaaattttataaaaataaaaaagatattatttaaaattttttatttgaaaattttatattttacatcctaaactatataaaattgcaCTTTACATCCTCATTTTTCATCCAATATGCCAAACATGTGACAAATccgttaaaaagttaataaaaaaatggatgagGATGTAACGATGCAAATAAGTGAAGTTCATGGTacaaaatgctaaaaaaatatttatgatacaAAATGCCTAAGCATGTATAATTTAGGATGTATTGATGCCGATATCTCATTAATTGATTGTATTATATAGTTATGTAATTAGCTATaagatgacattttaatattattatatattttcttattttaaacttgtaattttaaataaatatttttaacccataaatttattaatgattacattgtatttatattatttgaattaattaattttaacaaatcaattttatgCAATGGTatcaattttgtataaattagTTAGTTTCGTATAAATAGGTTGACACGATAGAATTTgcccatttaataaataaattatacatgtaATCTCATATATTTTGCTTACTAAATAGGTAAATAGGTAAAATAAAGGGATATTGTTTTTCAGCATTCTATTAAAACAAATAGATACAAATACAACCCACCAATACAAATTGTtaactataattttattaatggaaGAAACCAGTGCATGATGtcttttgaaattaaaacaCAACGCCATTTAGGGCTTTCACCTAACCAAGTGGTTCGGAAATACTCTGAAGCATATTTTGCAAGCTTTTATGCATATTTTGACAAACCACTTGTATaccatttaattattaaattctgTGCATTATTTCTGGttgaatattaatattattatgtcaTTAATTAAATGCACAATTTTTTCCCGCTTAATTGACATTGACTAGTCTTAAAAACATTGCAAAACAATGACAGAATTGAAATGTGAATTGTGAATTGCCATGGACATCAAATATGCGgtattaatgataaaattaaagcATGACTAAGATTAAATTGGCGAACATTCTCTGGATATTAGAAATCGACATGTTACTTCACGTCTCAGAAAGACATAAATATAGGGGTCTTCAGACATGCGTTCATGGCCGTTCAACCAGCCATTGATTTTATTCTCATTTACGTGGTTGATAATGGACACATACAGAAATAATATTgtgcatgtatatgtatatatcatagACAGCATTCTCTTCCTTACTCTCTACAATCCCTATCAAATTACgttttacatatttatacataagtacaatatatatatatatatatatatatatatagataggatAAAACTACGATACGGACCATTTGTATGCGGATCCACATCAaagttgatatttaaaaaaaaaaaaacgtagaCTTTGATGTTATACAAATACagcaaagccaatgctttttttttttttttttcaaaatgtcgGTTTTGGTGCGGATTCGCATGCAAACAGTCCGCACTGTAACCttttcctctatatatatatgtgtgtgtgtgtgtgtgtgacacGGTTTGATCCTTACAGAGAACAATAATAAATGCTAAAATCAACCAACCCCTTGCAATAGCAATTCTAACACGATCCACAAACTCACCTCTCATACATTTATTTCCACCAAGCCCCAGCTCTTGTTATATGGCACTTGCATTATTCAACAAAACTGAAATTGTGTCTTACTCACAGTCATAACATGACTGAAGCCAGAGTATCCGTTTCCATGGAAAAGTCTCAAACTCGGCCTGAAAGCCCTTCCGGAACAGATCGTTTCCATAGCAGCCATGATCAAGTTGTTCACCCTCAGAGTATTGTCACACTCATACCCACCAAGTTTATCGCCGTAGCTGATGGCTTTGAAAGGAAAGAGCACTCCTGGTACAAGTACTAGCCAGGCCAAGCTATTAGCATTAGAGTTATTTTTATGCATATTTTCCTCCTATCTGTTTTTTGAACTTCTCAGCTTCTCCTCTTTCTTCTGCTTCAGGTTTATCTCTTCTCAAATCCCAACAGACTTTACAATTCAAATTCAGGAAGTCAGTTTCAGTGTTCATAAGGTAATTGAAAACGAAAGGTCACAAACTTTCAATATTTAATGATAAGAACTACAAAACTCTTGAAATTACTTTTCTTTCTCACAAGAGTGTCAAAAATAGGCTTACAAGGAATTTTCCCCATAAAAAGGTGGTATGGAAAAATTTAtagcttcttttttcttttgtggtattaaattttataacttttcaGAGAATATTGAATtctataaatcatatatatatatatatatatatacaccacctCACGTTAGATTTCATATTACCTCTTTGATGTTGTATCAGAGGTCAGATAAACTCACATGCTAGGTATCATAGTCTTCCAGCCAAAAGAAAAGCAGAAGAGGACCAAAATCTTAAGTTGTATTTGGCGTTTATCAAATTTGGTCCTTGTCATATGTATAATTAGATATGTAAATTGGTATAAATACCCATGTAAGATGACCTAATGGTAGTATTTCCCTACTTTGATTTCTTTCCTGAAACAGTATCCATTTGTATCAAAATGTGGCTATTTGAGTCGATTGGAACTACAGCCCTCAAAATCAGATTTCAGCTCTGACATCAAGCTCGAAAATTTCCCAGGTGGATCAGAAACCTTTGAAATCATACTAAAATTCTGTTATGGTCTCCCAATAGACTTAAACCCCCAGAATGTAGCTCCACTAAGATGTGCATCAGAATATCTGGAAATGaccgaagaacttgaagatggcAATCTTATTTCCAAGACTGAAGCCTTTCTCACGTTTGTTGTCTTCTCTTCATGGAAAGACACCATTACTGTACTCAGAGCTTGTGAAACTCTGTCTCCTTGGGCTGAGAATCTCCAAATTGTCAGAAGATGCTGCGACTCTATTGCTTGGAAGGCTTCCAGAGATACCATAACTGAAGATTCAGTCAATGAAGAAGGCTGGTGGTCTGATGAAGTGACTACTCTTCGTATTGATCATTTTATGAGGATTATAACAACACTAAGGGCGAAAGGTACAAGACCAGAAATCATAGGTAAATGCATCATGCACTATGCGGAGAGATGGTTGCCAGGCATGGATGTGGAGATGGAAGGACTAAGAGGGTATGGACATGTGAAGAAAGATTTGCAGTTCAGTATTCTAAGCAAAAGGAAAGAAGATGTAGGTATTGGACATAGCAAGGAGCAAAAAGCAATCATTGAAAGCCTAGTTAGTCTGCTTCCACCTCAACATGAAGCTGTTTCTTGTAAGTTCTTGCTGAAGATGCTACGGGCAGCCATGATGTGTTCTGCATCACCGGCTTTAATTTCAGAGCTCGAAAAAAGAGCAGGGATGATGTTGGAGCATGCTAACGTGAATGATCTTCTGTTTCCAAGATACAAAATTGCAGACCAAGGAAAACTTTCGAAGTGAGTACTCTACCTTCTCcaaatttattacttgtttgACTTGGCTTGATATCCCAATGGAATTTTGCTGTTAAAATCTTGCTAATCATCAGCAATGACTGGATCAGCTCCCCTGAAGAATGCACAATGCATGACATAGATGTGCTGCAAAGGATTGTAGAATACTTTTTGATGCATGAACAGCAACAGCAACATAAAACAGGAAAAAGCAATGTCAGCAAGCTCTTAGACAACTGCTTGGCAGAGGTTGCACAAGACCCAAATCTTTCAGTCACCAAGTTTCAAGTTTTAGCCGAATTATTGCCAGAAAATGCTAGAATATGTGATGACGGTCTTTACAGAGCCATTGACATCTACCTCAAGGTTCTTCTCACTACAAGTTTCTCCTTTCCTCTTATATTCTCTTCCATTTCGTTGTGTTTGATAAAGCAATTTTTAAAACCTAAAACAAGATCTCCTTTCTAGACTCATCCTTCACTACCCGAGCATGAACGGAGAAGGCTATGCAAAACAATGAACTGTGAGAAACTATCACTTGATGCATGCACCCATGCTGCACAAAATGATCGTTTGCCACTCAGAACTATTGTCCAGGTAAAGTTTTTTACGAATCCCATACCAACATAGCTACAGCCCacgtgttttatttttatagcatTATACATTCACACATGTTGAGTTATTTGCTACAGATACATGACAAATAatgtcaataatttttttttttaacattataggGACATTTAGGCCAAACTATTTCGTTCATTAACATCTGTAACAAGAAAATAATGCATCTAACATGAACAACAATATACAAGTGCACTGAGAGAAAAGTCGAACAGAATATTAAAGGATCTAGGTATTGGCCGAATATATGTTCaagaattaatataattaattaaatttccatcCCATGGACCAAGtttataaacataataaaataaatcttctAAGTTACCCTTGAGTGGCAGTTCAGGTGGTAAAGGGGTAGATGGGCAATATagagaaatatttaaaagtctACCTCTATTACAGATGATTTGCAGGTTCACTGATATTAAACTAAAAATCACCACCAAAAGTTGAAACCAAGACTTTTCTATTGAAACCAGCCCAAAAGTCAGCGGCTTTGGCACCACTAAATGATTATTTGTGCTTATTTGGTATCAAACAAATGTCAAAACCAACGAGGCAATCATAATCAGAATAAACAGTTCAATCTTAAAAAAGGGCCATCTTAGTTCCAAGTATATCATCCATaagaaaatacatcaaaaagactaTTCAGCCAAGCTTCGGAGTCGGATGATAAAATTATTCCTATAAATGGGTGTGTAACTGTGTAACTAATGTAGTTTACAATAAGTCTACACTCTGTATAAAAGACAATTTTCTGATAAATCTTCTTCTAATGTATCCTACATATCACTAAAATGTGTCGTATATTGGACAACAGGCTGCAAAATTTCCAATATGCCCTGTCTTACTTATAACTTGTTGTTCAAAAAGATACACTTGACATATTATACAAAACTAACAACCATGTAGCATTCGCAGGTCCTGTTTTCAGAACAAGTAAAGATGAGGGCAGCAATGCAAGAGAAGGAGGCAGCACCAAGTGGAAATAACTCTGAACAAGAGGGAAACCATTCATCTACAGACATGGAAATCAAGACTCTCAAAGCAGAACTCGAAAGTGTAAAGATGAAGATGATTGAACTACAAAACGACTACGTTGAGCTGCTACAAGACTATGAAAAACTAAGTAACAAGAATAAACACACATCAGGTTGGAGTATTGGTTGGAGAAGGATCAAGAAATCTTTTCATACAAAACCTGACAAAGATGAAACTGGTGGTGAAGAACAACAAAGAAGTAATCCCTCCAGAATCCACTTCAGACAAAGGCAATCCATATCCTAAATCTTCTTAACATGAAACATCCAGCAGCATAAATGCCAACTCTAGCCTTAGGCCTTCAAGAGCAAAATCTCCGTCTCCCGCCAAAGTTTGGCTAGTTTCTTACACACCATTAAAATCTCTGTCTCCCACCAAAGTTTGGCTAGTTTCTTATACACCATGTGCCAAAAATGATTGTCTGGTTTTGTTCAACCAATATACTAAGTAGACGATGTCTTTTCTTCGATATCTGCAGTGTATTCTACAACATCAAGTTGACCGCATGTTTTTCTACAAGccaaaaatctatttttattcttCTACCTTTTTGGCAAAGTTACAAACCTATACTATATAGCACTGGATATACCACATGGAAACACagacaaaaaaaaagttaaatcaaCATGAAGGATGTACTACCGAAGAATTATCATTACAGTCTATTCTTCAAAAGGAGTACCCAGTACCTGCAATTACATTGATTTTAAAGCaagcaaaatattttcttcaatcttCTGGAGTCACTAACACAAACATAAGGTATCCATCCATGTTGAGATAATGCTATCAAAAATGGCAAAATTCTGAGagaaaccgaaaaaaaaaaaaaaaaaaaaaaaaaaaagaagaagaagaagaagcaaactTCTTCAACTTTTGCCTTATTTCAAGCATTTTTACTATTCTAAAAGAGTTGATACCAGACCACCATTTTCGCAGTTGTCAACCAACAaaaatttaactttaaaatCTCCAAAATGAGTaacaaaaacaaggaaaaaaataaaagaaaataaaagaaaaacccatttctaaatatttctaaaaattatcTAGCGGGCCTCATGCTGCTCCAAGGGAACTTAGCCCCACTCTCGGCGCGATTCCCTGAACCCTTCTCAGGCTTAAACCTCTGAGACTCCTTCCCATCAAGCCAATGCCTTTTCACTTCACCTTCCTCGACCATGCTGGACTTGGGCTGCTTATTCATCTGCCGCTTGTCCTCCTCGATGATTCGGATCGGGTAAAGGTCCGGCGAGATTGAAAGCGGGTTCTTGAGGGTGACATATGCTTTCTTGTAGTCGGGTTTGGCAATCAACAACCCACCccgcttcttcttctttccgtCCATGTTAAGGGTTCGAACCTTTTCGACCTCGAAGCCATAGAGAGACTCAAGGACGCGCTTGATTTCGATCTTGGAAGCTGAAGGGATGGTCTTGAGAGCGATTTCTGTGATGTTGGTGAAGCTGGTAGGCATCAAAAGTTTGATGGGTATGTTTGCGAAGTAGACTACTCTACTTCCCAATCTGCTTCCcatggttctctctctctctctctctctctctctctctgttttcgtTTCTGGGTTTCTCCTTAAGGTGTGAACCATGAAGCAAAACCTGTACAAACCGAGCCGGAGGAGCTTTTCTAGCCCTGCTTTTCACAACGAAACGAGATTAAATGGGCCGACCCGACCCAGAcccaataatttataatatagtgtgtcaattttattttattttattttatttttgcattcgTCTTTGAATCCTTTgtcgttgaaaaaaaaaaatccaaattaaaaagtttgattttttttttttccccccacaaATGAAGAATGAAGTTTGCTATGAAGTATGTCCACAGTTAATATAGTTCTCTATGAGTTATAAAGTGATAAAAGTTTTCAtgcaaagacccaaaaaaaaaaacaaaaaaaaaaaaacttttttatatgaatttataaagTTCTAAGTTTTAGATGTGGCAGTTGAGATGGCTTAAAGTTGTTCATTCTCGATCCAGTTAAAATGtagtcattttaaaaaaataattgtgtttttcaaacttttttcatattttatattatccATTCAACTAGCGTTATCACCGGGCAGAAAAGTTTTCGgtttcaatttcttttatttttattattattattattattatttttgtcatttgTTCTATTCTACATACACATACTTAACAAGTATGGTTCCTTCTTAGATGACTTCCAACTAAACTCAGGAGTTTGATGAATGAGGCAGAAAAATTGTTCCCTTTTTCTGTTCGTCCATTTTCAAGGTTCGGATTTTGCCTTGGTAGCTTAACTTTCTGATTCTTATAGATTATAATTTTACCCCCATAAAAATACCATTCTCCGCGTAAAATCTAGCTATTCATAATCAGTGATGAGTAATTAAATCAGAGCTTTGTCTATGGGCTATCAATTCAATTAGCACCAAAGAAAGTCTCAAACAAATTTTTGGTTTGCCAACTTCATGGAAAGTTATATGATCAAGTGAAGCTTTATCAAACATATATAGAAAAGATAATAGTACAAAAGCTTCTTCTTTTTGGTTGTTGGTATATTTGATTTATTCCACACAAAGCCACAGCACTCAACCAAAGTCTTATATTTGTATGACTTGCATATTGTAAGCATTTTACCTGTACTACTAAATTAAATTCCAAGCTTTTATATCAGTGCATAGGGCATAAGGAAGACAAGGCCATGGTATCTTTGCAAACTTATAAGTAACGCACACACATAtattgcatttttaaaacaaaactaaagGAAAATTTGAAAGGTGTCTAGAAGATAGTTGACTGCCCAAAGCGGTAATATTGATTGATAACCCCAACTACACGTATATGGACGGGTCAAAATAAAGTATGGAATGCCTGCTTGCAGAAGGCAGTGAGTAGAACTATGGAATATTGCAAAATGTTGAACCAAATGGAATTTTAATCAATCAGGATCAGTGAGTAAAACCCCTGAATGTTACGAAGGTTAGgcttacattttcttctttttaacttGGTATGGATATTTCTGGTATATTGTAACGCTGGTGAGGACGAGTGGAAGAGCCACAAGACAATAAAGTGAAGGCGGTTTACCTTCAAAAACGAATTGCAGCAAGGCCGTAACAAGAAGTGCAGAAACAATGACGAAACCCTGCAATCAAATTAGACAAAGCATTGAGATATTGAGATTAATACTCAGCAGATAAAATTTAAGTATTATTTACCAGTCAGGGctaaatcatatgattttaagatttctAAATAATAAACATGCTATAAGAGTGTGAGTAATTCAACAATTCAAAACGTCAAGGACTTTATATCTTCTTTTGATTCTAGCATTCAATATCTGAAACAATATTAATGAAGCTAATTTGATTATGACAACATCTGACCACtgctatttatcttatatcttagGGAACTTGCCTTTCTAACACCACCAGCATAGCTTGTAACTAGGCCAACAAGAATTCCACCAAGGGCATTCGATATAACCGGGATCTGAGACAAGAAAAAGTTTAAAACTTTTGTAAGTTGAGTTGCATTGTGGGCATGCAAAATAACAAGGAACCATTACATGttcttcaaaaatataaatgcatttattatgttttacatttttttttaattttttttttttttgtatttgggaaaaaaatagaaaagggaaaaaagaaaaaagaagaaaaggtggATATTAAAAAATGCTACTCAAAGGAGTCTTAAACTCCAATCTGCCGGTTAGGCGCCATTCTTGAATTTATCATCTATACCATAAGGTGTGCTGAACTCCCAACTTCTATTAAAAGATGGAAATGAAAACTTCTACATTGAATTGGAATATCATTTAAATGTCTGAGCaggagagaaaaataataaaaacttaacTAAAATTTCATTAGTCCTCCAAACCAAGTTGAAGTTGATGATTGTCAAGAAAGGGTGCTATAAAGTCATAAGcaatcaataatattcaaattcatatGCACCGTCAGCATTTCCTCTAgaggaaaatattaaaacattacCAAAGTTAGTGGAGTCCAGGCATGAAAAAATCCATTTTGTCTGATGGCCTCACCATCTGGAGACTTATAGGTACTAACCAATAAGCAAAAACTTCCAACAAGAGACATTTCTACAGTCATTAAGTATGATGAATGTTTCTTGACCTGTACACAAGGTGATAATAAAGATATGCTGAGTGAGAAGATTATGTAATAATTCCTTCAGACCAGAGAAATCAAAATGTTTCACTAACCTGTGAAGCCCATTGACACAAAGAGGATGCCAGACCTGAGAGTACAGATGCAACCAAGACAGGAATAATcccataaaacaaaatttgatcGGCATTAGCCGCACTAGAACCTTTACTGGAGCCTTCACCAATACTAAGAAGAACAGCTGCAGTGATCAACAAAAACAGGGCCCCAATTTGTTGAATTGATTGCTTCTGCCTATACAAACCACATTAAATGTGACAAATTTGGCATTAGCCAATGTACAAAGAAGGTGTTTCACATTAAGTTTCTAATAAAAGATCCAATTTGCAAGAAGGTGTTTTTGCATCAGTTTTGACGGTTGCTGATACGTTTACGGGGATGACTTTTGGATGTAGAGACTACCTCAAATCAAACAAGTCACTAGCTTATAGTAATACATGCTTCAGAGTCAACATGATAACAGATATTAAACTTCTAAgatttaaccaaaaataaaataaaataaaacagttaTTAAGCTGCTAAGGGGATTTAACccccccaaaaagaaaaaaaaaaaaaaagaaaaaaaaaaagaagatattaaGCTGCTAAGGGCCAAGTCTAAGGCTAAGTAAGACAAACTAAAAGATTTGCAAAGTTTCCAGCTTCTAGAAAACAGATTATGTAATATTAACAAGCGCCCATAAGTACAGATTAGTTTGACAATGGCGACATTTTGGAACATACCTCAGTAGCAAGTATGTAAATAGGgcagtaaaaaatatttttgtctgGTTCAGCATTGAAAACGTGAGTGAATCAAGATTTTTGTAAGAAATCTGCAGCAAACTGTTCTGCAATGCATATATAGCTGCAGGAAGTCCTGATGCAGTCAATGCACCAACCAAAGTCCACTCCTTgtataatttcttcaaagtaccTTCTTTTGCCATGAAAATGATGGCGAATACAAcctaaaaagtatataaaaggAGCAGATTCAATCAGCAAGAATAGCAAGCGGAAAATTTAAACATGTTCAGAGccaacaataaacaaaaaacaacagaaactttatacaatatatatgtagatatatataggtTACCTTTGCTATCTCGCATGTGAGAACAGATGAAGTCACAATAACTTCTCGTCTGGAAAGATAATTTACAACGAGTTAATGACATGAAACATTATGAGATCATGCCACCTCGAGTAGCCTTTCAGAACAATATACACATAGAAAGCATAAAAGCTTGCCCTGATATATAGGAAGCAAGAAATAACTAAAAGCTTCAAATGAGACAGAATAAGGTTTTGGATGCAGAGCAAATCCATTTCATCATTCTTTCTTCTCAAATAGgactaaatttttattatatgaattCCCAACAGGAAAACCAAATAATagccaaaagaaaaattcaGTACAAAATGAGCATAAACATGTGGTGGGTAATCTAAAAGGTCATTGTCTAGGCCAGcaacaaaatattcaattattccTAGTCACTCTTAATTATTTTCCATCAAAACCCATTAGAGTCATATAGTTTTCATATTCAAAATCAATGTTACGCGTCCTTCCTTTATACTAAAAAATAACCAGCACGATTTCGATGgcattcaaattttcaattcccTGCTTCACAATTCAACTCGAAAATGCCCCAaacataagaatttttttttaaaaaaaaaaacccagatataaaaaatgaaaaatcggACTAATAAGACGTAAAATAGcgaatagattttttttttccccccccagTGGATCATGGTGTTGGAAGCAGCAGAAAATGAGCGAAAGTAAAGCACCTGATGCAGCGCTTAGAGATCAGAGGCTGAGCTCCGTATTGCAGAGAGAGCAAAAAGGAGTAGAACCAGACCCTTGCGTTCATATTCGACGAGCTGGGTACGCGGCCTTTGGGTTCGGCAGCCGGCATTTCGCTCCGAGATATTCAAATGGGGTTTTCTTGTAATTTTGATGATgttattgtttcttttctttattttccttatctttgttttttttttttttttttttcttttttt
It encodes:
- the LOC107425175 gene encoding BTB/POZ domain-containing protein DOT3 isoform X7; the encoded protein is MTEARVSVSMEKSQTRPESPSGTDRFHSSHDQVVHPQSIVTLIPTKFIAVADGFERKEHSWFISSQIPTDFTIQIQEVSFSVHKYPFVSKCGYLSRLELQPSKSDFSSDIKLENFPGGSETFEIILKFCYGLPIDLNPQNVAPLRCASEYLEMTEELEDGNLISKTEAFLTFVVFSSWKDTITVLRACETLSPWAENLQIVRRCCDSIAWKASRDTITEDSVNEEGWWSDEVTTLRIDHFMRIITTLRAKGTRPEIIGKCIMHYAERWLPGMDVEMEGLRGYGHVKKDLQFSILSKRKEDVGIGHSKEQKAIIESLVSLLPPQHEAVSCKFLLKMLRAAMMCSASPALISELEKRAGMMLEHANVNDLLFPRYKIADQGKLSNSPEECTMHDIDVLQRIVEYFLMHEQQQQHKTGKSNVSKLLDNCLAEVAQDPNLSVTKFQVLAELLPENARICDDGLYRAIDIYLKTHPSLPEHERRRLCKTMNCEKLSLDACTHAAQNDRLPLRTIVQVLFSEQVKMRAAMQEKEAAPSGNNSEQEGNHSSTDMEIKTLKAELESVKMKMIELQNDYVELLQDYEKLSNKNKHTSGWSIGWRRIKKSFHTKPDKDETGGEEQQRSNPSRIHFRQRQSIS